One segment of Erigeron canadensis isolate Cc75 chromosome 2, C_canadensis_v1, whole genome shotgun sequence DNA contains the following:
- the LOC122587398 gene encoding protein EIN4 yields MLKRLVLGFLIASLIVTVSLANDHEFAHCHCDDEGSWNAHIIESQRVSDFLIAIAYFSIPLELLYFLSCSNVPFKWVVVQFILFIVLCGLTHLINGWGYYGNQTFQLMMALTVAKLLTALVSCATAITLLTLIPLLLKFKVRELFLKQNVLELDQEVGIMKKQKEAGWHVRMLTHEIRKSLDRHTILYTTLVELSNTLVLQNCAVWMLNDQKTEMNLTHELRPNSSAYHSSIPKNDPDVLEITQKKGVTILRADSVLSVQSRGGLGESGPVAAIRMPMLHVSNFKGGTPESVDTCYAILVLVLPNEAERNWSFDELQIVEVVADQVAVALSHAAVLEESQSMREQLVEQNRVLQQAKENAMMASQARNSFQKVMSHGMRRPMHSIMGLLSILQDEKTSLDQTNIIDTIAKTSSVLSTLINDVMEISAKDTGRLPLEIRPFQLHSMIKEACCLVKCLCINQGFGFTMAVPSSIPNLVMGDEMRTFQVLLHMVGHLLDVSEVGRSVMFRVTLENGNEVRNDKAWGTGRPAIEEFVNVKFEIGTGDGGFPSEIAVSNMHSGVKRQNVNRLKDSLSFSMCKQLVQMMQGKIWMSSSPQGYIQSSSLVLRFQVQQAYKRPMFDLGNFIEQPKSNSIFRGLQIILADDDGVNRMVTKKLLEKLGCNVTTVSSGIECLSSLRPTMSPFHVVILDLHMPEMDGFEVATRIRKFRSRNRPLIIALTASAEEQVWERCLQVGMNGVIRKPVLLRGLENELRTVLQRAGER; encoded by the exons ATGTTGAAAAGATTGGTTCTGGGGTTCTTAATTGCTTCTTTGATTGTAACGGTATCATTAGCGAATGATCACGAGTTTGCTCATTGTCATTGTGATGATGAAGGATCCTGGAATGCACATATTATCGAAAGCCAAAGAGTGAGTGATTTCTTGATAGCAATTGCTTACTTTTCGATTCCACTTGAATTACTTTACTTTTTAAGTTGTTCAAATGTGCCATTTAAATGGGTTGTTGTTCAGTTCATCCTGTTTATAGTCCTTTGTggtttgacccatttgatcaACGGGTGGGGGTATTACGGTAACCAAACGTTCCAGTTGATGATGGCATTAACTGTTGCTAAGTTGCTGACTGCACTTGTTTCTTGTGCAACTGCAATCACCCTTTTGACTTTGATTCCATTGCTTCTTAAATTCAAAGTTAGGGAACTTTTCTTGAAACAAAATGTGTTGGAGCTTGATCAAGAAGTTGGGatcatgaaaaaacaaaaagaggCAGGGTGGCATGTTCGTATGCTTACCCACGAGATCCGAAAATCGTTAGATAGACATACAATTTTATACACCACTTTAGTCGAGCTTTCAAATACATTAGTACTTCAAAATTGCGCGGTTTGGATGCTAAACGATCAAAAAACCGAAATGAATTTGACCCATGAGTTAAGACCCAATTCTTCAGCTTACCATTCTTCCATTCCTAAGAACGACCCTGATGTATTAGAGATAACACAGAAGAAAGGGGTGACGATTTTGAGGGCAGATTCGGTACTTTCTGTCCAAAGTAGAGGTGGTTTAGGTGAATCAGGCCCAGTGGCTGCAATACGTATGCCTATGCTTCATGTTTCTAATTTTAAGGGTGGGACCCCTGAATCAGTCGACACCTGTTATGCCATATTGGTTTTGGTTCTTCCTAATGAAGCCGAACGAAATTGGAGTTTTGATGAACTCCAGATAGTGGAGGTGGTGGCTGATCAAGTGGCGGTTGCACTGTCACATGCGGCAGTTCTTGAAGAATCACAGTCAATGCGTGAACAATTAGTTGAACAAAATCGTGTGTTGCAACAAGCTAAAGAAAATGCTATGATGGCGAGTCAAGCACGAAACTCATTTCAGAAAGTAATGAGTCATGGAATGAGACGACCCATGCACTCAATCATGGGCCTCCTTTCAATTCTTCAAGATGAAAAAACAAGCTTAGACCAGACGAATATTATTGACACGATTGCAAAAACAAGCAGTGTGCTGTCCACATTGATCAATGATGTGATGGAGATATCTGCTAAAGACACGGGTCGATTACCGTTAGAAATAAGACCATTTCAATTACATTCCATGATTAAAGAAGCTTGCTGTTTGGTAAAGTGTTTGTGTATCAACCAAGGATTTGGGTTCACGATGGCGGTTCCTAGTTCGATTCCTAATTTGGTTATGGGTGATGAAATGAGAACTTTTCAAGTTTTATTGCATATGGTAGGTCATTTACTTGATGTTAGTGAAGTAGGGAGGTCCGTTATGTTTCGTGTTACTTTAGAAAATGGAAATGAAGTTAGAAATGATAAAGCTTGGGGAACAGGTCGACCTGCGATCGAAGAATTTGTGAATGTGAAGTTTGAAATCGGGACTGGTGATGGTGGTTTTCCGTCAGAAATAGCGGTTTCAAATATGCACTCAGGAGTTAAGAGGCAAAATGTCAACCGCCTTAAAGACAGTTTGAGCTTTAGTATGTGCAAACAGCTTGTGCAG ATGATGCAAGGAAAAATATGGATGTCTTCAAGCCCTCAGGGATATATACAAAGCTCGAGTCTCGTTCTCAGATTTCAAGTCCAACAAGCGTACAAAAGACCAATGTTTGATCTTGGAAACTTTATTGAACAACCAAAGTCGAACTCCATATTCAGGGGCCTTCAAATCATTTTAGCAGACGATGATGGCGTAAACCGTATGGTAACCAAAAAGCTCCTGGAGAAGCTCGGTTGCAATGTCACCACCGTCTCGTCGGGGATCGAGTGCTTGAGTTCTCTCAGGCCCACAATGAGCCCGTTTCATGTTGttatattagatcttcatatgCCTGAGATGGATGGGTTTGAAGTGGCCACAAGGATACGGAAATTTAGAAGCCGAAACCGACCGTTAATTATTGCACTGACCGCAAGTGCAGAAGAACAAGTGTGGGAAAGATGTTTGCAAGTTGGAATGAACGGAGTAATTCGGAAACCTGTTCTTTTGCGTGGATTGGAAAACGAACTTAGAACGGTTTTGCAACGAGCAGGTGAAAGGTAG